From Primulina tabacum isolate GXHZ01 chromosome 2, ASM2559414v2, whole genome shotgun sequence, one genomic window encodes:
- the LOC142537689 gene encoding uncharacterized protein LOC142537689 translates to MERLEWLKEKRKRLIPHPSGKISQHQAKESEKLQDSGEFVVLYAIGDQIVGKANCDSVSSVNIMPSSLYEKLVLSRMKHTELILKLANKSVKVPLGFVEDIEIQIDKPRLPADFVVLDMEHSQNVRVIIGRPLLATAGAVIDVNQGRLTIKVEDQRVAIKASKRLHDPP, encoded by the exons ATGGAGAGATTGGAATGGTTGAAGGAGAAGAGGAAAAGGTTGATCCCACATCCATCCGGGAAGATAAGCCAACACCAAGCAAAGGAATCTGAG AAGCTGCAAGACTCCGGAGAATTCGTTGTACTATACGCAATAGGGGACCAAATAGTGGGAAAAGCTAATTGTGATTCAGTATCGAGCGTAAATATAATGCCAAGTTCTCTCTACGAGAAACTTGTACTGAGCAGGATGAAGCACACGGAACTAATCTTGAAGCTGGCAAATAAATCGGTCAAGGTACCATTGGGTTTTGTAGAAGATATTGAAATTCAGATCGATAAACCGAGGCTTCCAGCAGATTTCGTGGTGCTTGATATGGAGCACAGTCAGAATGTTCGTGTCATTATAGGACGACCATTATTGGCTACTGCTGGAGCCGTCATTGACGTGAATCAAGGAAGGTTGACCATCAAGGTTGAAGATCAAAGGGTTGCAATCAAGGCATCCAAGAGATTACATGACCCACCTTGA